From Saccopteryx leptura isolate mSacLep1 chromosome 3, mSacLep1_pri_phased_curated, whole genome shotgun sequence, one genomic window encodes:
- the NANOS2 gene encoding nanos homolog 2, giving the protein MPQPHFDMWKDYFNLSQVVWTLIQSRGQKPEAQGLGEPSPEPQLGQDPGLGGLGTNGGQAILCNFCKHNGESRHVYSSHQLKTPEGVVVCPILRHYVCPLCGATGGQAHTLKYCPLNGGHQSLYRRSGRNSAGRKVKR; this is encoded by the coding sequence ATGCCACAGCCACACTTCGACATGTGGAAGGACTACTTCAACCTGAGCCAGGTGGTGTGGACACTGATCCAGAGTCGGGGGCAAAAGCCAGAGGCCCAAGGTCTTGGGGAGCCAAGCCCTGAGCCCCAGCTGGGGCAGGACCCAGGGCTGGGAGGGCTGGGGACCAATGGAGGCCAGGCCATCCTGTGCAACTTCTGTAAGCACAATGGAGAGTCTCGCCATGTCTACTCTTCACACCAGCTGAAGACACCAGAGGGTGTGGTGGTGTGTCCCATTCTGCGGCACTATGTGTGTCCCCTGTGCGGGGCCACTGGTGGCCAGGCCCACACACTCAAGTACTGCCCGCTCAATGGTGGCCATCAGTCTCTCTACCGCCGCAGTGGGCGCAATTCCGCGGGACGCAAGGTCAAGCGCTGA